Genomic window (Daucus carota subsp. sativus chromosome 5, DH1 v3.0, whole genome shotgun sequence):
TGACGGGTGCTCTGAGGTGTAATGTTATTTCAGttattttaaagtataaaaaaGCAATGTTTGAAGCTGTTTATGCGGGTTGTTGGAGAGTGAGTACACAAATCGTGAACGAGTGAAAGTGTAAATTGTAATATGATAATTGTCATTTTAGATTAGAGGAGTGGATATGTATTTTGTaataactaattaaaaatattttaaaataattaattagttatatgcagtgttctaatatttttatcaaaaattttccttgcaaaaaatattttattaattatatttgattttgataaaaaataccaaaaaactCAACAATAAATCAGTTTAGTTATGATCACGAATCTGTATATCCATGATTTGGATGGTTTGGAAtagttttaatttcatatttaattttaataatttttaaattttatgcgTTAAATGATTGagaaatatattatgtaattatttttaatatattatttattttccaaCCTAGTTATATGACCGTGGGTTATctcgaatatattttattctgcTTAATGAAATTGTTCCGGCAATCAAAAAGAATACAGTAACATTTTAAATATACACGTATAAATATGCCTTGAAATTCAAAGCCAGTGGTACTGAAAATTACTATTGCAAGAGTCTGTTGTGGTCAAACACCCAATCTTAAGTTTACAGGTAGTATTCCTTTTCATTGTTTGCCCTCTTCTCATCAACCGTCACTTTCTCCTCCTGTTGCTGTGTTTTCACACCACTCTTCTTTACTACCACAAAACTACAAACCCCTAGTTAAAAAACTCAAGTAATAAATTAACTAAACTGCAGCTACATCctcttcacacacacacatatataaacatgGTATAAGTAGGGGAAGTTAGGGTGGTTTGTTTAGGAAACCATACTAAAACACAATGGCACAAGATCCTGAACAAGAGAGAAAGTCCAGTACTACTAGCCCAAGAATCAGCATCTCTGCAAAGCGCAAATTCTATGAGTTTCTTGGGATTGAGCTCAGTGTTGCAGCTCCTCAACAAGATGAAAACAAcccatcatcatcttcatcagcagaaACAACAGCTGCAGCTGAAGGGTTAGAAGGgtcagaagataaagaaaagaatgACAAGAAAAGCAAGAAAAAGGAGAAAATGGAGGTGAAGAAAACAGATGAGGAGAAGAAGGCTCTGTTGCCTTCAGTTGGGTTCATGGAGCTTTTCAGATTTGCAGATAGATTAGATTATGTTTTGATGGGTATTGGGAGTGTGGGGGCTTTTGTTCATGGCTCTGCTTTGCCTTTGTTTCTTAGGTTCTTTGCTGATCTTGTTAATTCTTTTGGTGCCAATGTTAATAATCCTGATAAAATGACCCATGAAGTTGTCAAggtatttcttgtttttgtcatgTTGTTTTCAGCTTGCTTGTTTATAAGCTTGGACAGGACTGATTGTTCTGTTGGAATGGTTTTGTTTTGTAGTATGCATTTTACTTTCTTGTAGTTGGAGCTGCAATATGGGTTTCTTCATGGGCAGGTTAGTGCTAAGACATAAATTTGGGTTTTTGGCTATTTGCGTCTTATTAATGTCTGTACTACTACGATATTTGCCTTTTAAAATCGGGGTTTTCACAAAAACAGTTTCAATTCTCTCCCTCGGAACATATGGATTAGATATGTTGGGTATTTATGTGTAGGTTTTACATTTTACTATTGTGTAATGATTCGGACTTTGATTTGCAGAGATTGCTTGTTGGATGTGGACCGGAGAGAGACAAACGACCAGAATGAGAGTTGAGTACCTTGAAGCAGCTTTGAATCAGGATGTACAATTTTTCGATACAGAAGTTAGAACATCAGATGTTGTTTTTGGAATTAACACAGATGCAGTTATGGTCCAAGATGCCATTAGTGAGAAGGTAGGGGAGTGAGAATGAGAACTAAAATTGGCATTCTTGGTTCAATTTTTGTGCAGCGTTACATGCACTTTAAATAGCcatgattttcatatatttttttctggTGCAGTTGGGAAATTTCATTCATTATATGGCAACTTTTGCTTCTGGATTCATTGTCGGTTTTACAGCTGTTTGGCAGTTAGCACTGGTCACATTGGCAGTGGTTCCTGTTATAGCTGTAATTGGAGGAGTTCATACCACTACATTATCTAAACTCTCCGCAAAGAGTCAAGAAGCTCAATTAGAAGCTGGCAATATTGCCGAGCAGGTGAGAAACCATGATAGTTCCACAAGTTTTAGCTTAAATCTGTACAAATTGGCATGTAATTCCCTTTTATTGCATGCTAAATCTGAGTAAAAATGCAGAATATAGCTCAAATTCGGACTGTAATTGCATATGTTGGTGAGTCCAGAGCATTAAAAGCATACTCATGTGCTTTAAAGATCTCTCAGAGGCTTGGATATAAGACCGGGCTATCAAAGGGATTGGGTTTAGGTGCTACATACTTCACTGTGTTTTGTTGTTATGCACTTTTACTCTGGTATGGGGGTTATCTGGTCAGGCATCATTATACCAATGGAGGGCTTGCCATATCAACAATGTTCGCAGTTATGATTGGAGGAATGTAAGTGTATTCTTTAACATTATTCACATGGCTACATTTTTCAGTGCATTTCACTAAAgaaattaatatcaatatgtgTCCCATTACAGTGCTTTGGGACAATCTATCCCCAGTATGGCTGCATTTGCGAAGGCAAGAGTTGCAGCTGCTAAAATTTTCCGGATAATTGACCACAAGCCAACTATACACAAAAATAGCAAATCGGGTTTGGAGTTAGACTCTGTATTGGGACAAGTGGAGATAAAAAGTGTGAATTTCTCATACCCCGCAAGGCCAGACGTACTAATACTAAACAATTTTTCGCTTAGCGTTCCAGCCGGTAAGACCATAGCATTGGTGGGAAGTAGTGGCTCTGGAAAAAGTACGGTGGTTTCCCTCATTGAAAGGTTCTACGATCCAACCTCGGGTAATACAGTTATTGCCAATGTGGTGTACAATTTTATTGAAAGATTCTGCAAATCTAACGAATTTATTGTATTACTTACTCACTGTGGTGCATTTAGATGCGCTAAAAGGTTCATGTTTTTTGCATGTTTTGTAGATCTTGCATTCTCATTAATAAATAGCTGTTGTACAGGTCAAGTTTTGCTAGATGGTAATGATATAAAGACAATGAAGCTTGAATGGCTAAGGGAGCAAATTGGGCTGGTGAGCCAGGAACCAGCTTTGTTTGCTACTTCTATTAAAGAAAATATACTCTTGGGTAGACCAGATGCAACTTTAGAAGAGATCGAAGAAGCTGCCAGAGTTTCCAATGCCCATTCTTTTATTATCAAGCTGACAGATGGTTACGACACTCAGGTTACATTATTTTCGCATCAACTGTACTCATTCTTTCAGACTAACAAATTTCTTAGTATAAATGAAATTACAGTGACAATTCTCATACAATAGGAAATGTTCCTGAGGAGTATACGATGGTTTTATTGTACATAGATATATCAGTTTaccaattaatttttattttttcctgaCACAATtgatttgaagttgaaattaagctttactaatataaaatatattggcAGGTTGGGGAAAGAGGGCTGCAACTGTCAGGTGGACAGAAACAGAGAATAGCAATAGCCAGAGCAATGCTTAAAAATCCAGCAATCTTGCTTTTGGATGAGGCAACTAGTGCACTAGACTCTGAGTCAGAAAAACTTGTACAAGAAGCGCTTGACTGTTTCATGATCGGGAGGACAACTCTTGTGATTGCCCACCGGTTATCAACCATAAGGAAAGCTGATTTAGTTGCTGTTCTGCAGCAGGGTAGTGTTTCTGAAATTGGAACACATGATGAACTTTTTGCCAAAGGAGAGAATGGAACATATGCCAAGCTCATCCGCCTACAGGAAATTGCTCATGAAACTGCACTCAATAATGCAAGAAAGAGCAGTGCAAGGTACTCATTATGTACGTTAATCACATTTTTTTGGTCCTCGGGTGCTCCTCAGGATTTCAGCTATTAGTTGACATGATTTTTCCTTTGCAGGCCTTCGAGTGCAAGGAACTCAGTGAGTTCACCTATAATGACCCGAAACTCCTCTTACGGCAGATCGCCATATTCACGTCGATTATCTGATTTCTCTAATTCTGACTTTAGCCTATCCATAGATGGGTCATATCCCAGCTATCGCCTTGAAAAACTTCCATTTAAGGAGCACGCTAGTTCCTTTTGGCGCCTTGCCAAAATGAACTCTCCTGAGTGGACTTATGCCTTAGTTGGTTCTATAGGTTCAGTTGTCTGTGGCACCCTTAGTGCCTTCTTTGCATATGTTTTGAGTGCTGTTCTTAGTGTTTACTACAATCAAGATCATGCTTACATGATAAGAGAAATCGGAAAATACTGTTACCTCTTGATTGGGGTTTCCTCGGCTGCATTGATATTTAACACAATGCAACATTTCTTCTGGGATGTTGTGGGAGAAAATTTGACAAAACGAGTAAGAGAGAAAATGCTGGCAGCCGTGCTGAAAAATGAAATGGCCTGGTTCGATAAAGAGGAAAATGAGAGCTCTAGGATTGCTGCAAGGCTGGCTCTTGATGCCAATAATGTCAGATCAGCAATTGGGGATCGAATTTCAGTGATTATGCAGAACGCAGCGCTCTTGGTAGTTGCATGCACAGCAGGATTTGTCTTGCAATGGCGGCTTGCTCTTGTCCTTATGGCCGTTTTCCCTCTAGTTGTTGCAGCCACAATTTTGCAGGTTTGATTTTGCAACTGAATCAATTAAAACATTATATTAAACTAACTGCTGCAAGCAGGTTTTTGAGAAAATCACTTCTTATCTTCTTAAATATGaaggggtggcaatatcagacacgacctgaaacccgacacgaacccgacccaacccgaaactcgatttactgagacagaaacccgaaagtgacccgaaaatcacccgattgacccgaattggacccgaaatgacctgaaattagaatttcatttctaataacttcaatttttagttttattcaattttgagtgattttagcttgacccgaagtcgacccgattgctgacacgaacacgacctgttacccgaaattgccaatCCTGATTATTTAATATCCCATTCTTCACTTGGCAAAACAATGAAAAATTCCCCATTTTTGATAAATCGCTTGTTATAATTTTGTTGCAAACTTTAATTCCAAGATGCTTGTGTTGTCACAATTTCCAGCAGTAGTAGACTTTGGAAGTTCATATAAGAACAAATCTAAAGGTTTTCTATTGTTTCATTTATTTCTACAGAAGATGTTCATGGAAGGATTCTCCGGAGACCTGGAAGCTATTCATGCTAAAGCCACACAATTGGCTGGCGAAGCTGTGGCAAATGTAAGAACCATTGCTGCCTTCAATTCGGAATCCAAAATTGTGGCACTTTACATCTCCAACCTCCAAGCGCCATTGCGTCGCTGTTTTTATAAAGGCCAGATTGCTGGATGTGGGTATGGAATTGCTCAATTTCTACTATATGCTTCATATGCCCTTGGTCTTTGGTATTCTTCCTGGCTAGTAAAGCATGGGATCTCCGACTTCTCAAAAACGATCCGAGTATTTATGGTTCTTATGGTCTCAGCAAATGGTGCAGCTGAAACACTTACACTGGCTCCCGACTTCATCAAGGGTGGCCAAGCTATGCAGTCCGTCTTTGATCTCATTGATCGCAAAACTGAAATTGAGCCAGATGATCCAGATTGTACTGTTATGCCTAGTAGCATTCGCGGAGATGTGGACTTAAAACACATAGATTTTTGTTATCCTTCCCGCCCTGATATATTAGTTTTCCGTGACCTTTCCCTCCGTGCTCGAGCTGGCAAAACCCTTGCCCTCGTTGGTCCAAGTGGATGTGGAAAGAGTTCAGTCATTGCACTTGTACAAAGATTCTACGAGCCATCATCTGGGCGGGTTATGATTGATGGGAAGGACATCCGAAAGTACAATTTGAAGTCACTGCGACACCACATTGCAGTGGTTCCTCAAGAGCCTTGCCTATTTGCTACCACAATATACGAGAACATAGCTTATGGACATGAATCAGCAACTGAAGCCGAGATAATTGAAGCAGCAACACTAGCAAATGCCCACAAGTTCATCTCTTCATTACCCGAGGGTTACAGAACATTTGTGGGGGAAAGAGGTGTTCAGTTATCAGGAGGACAAAAGCAAAGAATAGCTATTGCTCGCGCTTTCATAAGGAAAGCAGAGCTCATGCTCCTAGATGAAGCCACAAGTGCACTTGATGCAGAATCTGAAATGAGTGTGCAAGAGGCTCTTGAGCGTGCTTGCTCGGGAAAGACCACCATTGTGGTTGCTCATCGCTTATCTACAATAAGAAATGCTAATGTCATTGCAGTTATAGATGACGGAAAAGTGGCAGAACAAGGTTCTCACTCGCATCTTCTTAAAAACTATCCCGATGGATGTTATTCGCGTATGATACAGCTGCAGAAGTTTTCACACGGCCAACCCACCATAAACATAGCGTCTGGATCAAGCTCTTCGATACTTCTCAAAGAAGACGGGGTTCACTAAAAGTAAAATCCATTATAACAAGCAATTGTTTTTGTACTTTCTGGTATAGTATAGTTTTGTGAATTTACATGATTACTTACCATAGTATATGTTCTTGTTTAGCTTTTTAAAGCCTTTTGAGATGTTAACAAT
Coding sequences:
- the LOC108223040 gene encoding ABC transporter B family member 1, which produces MAQDPEQERKSSTTSPRISISAKRKFYEFLGIELSVAAPQQDENNPSSSSSAETTAAAEGLEGSEDKEKNDKKSKKKEKMEVKKTDEEKKALLPSVGFMELFRFADRLDYVLMGIGSVGAFVHGSALPLFLRFFADLVNSFGANVNNPDKMTHEVVKYAFYFLVVGAAIWVSSWAEIACWMWTGERQTTRMRVEYLEAALNQDVQFFDTEVRTSDVVFGINTDAVMVQDAISEKLGNFIHYMATFASGFIVGFTAVWQLALVTLAVVPVIAVIGGVHTTTLSKLSAKSQEAQLEAGNIAEQNIAQIRTVIAYVGESRALKAYSCALKISQRLGYKTGLSKGLGLGATYFTVFCCYALLLWYGGYLVRHHYTNGGLAISTMFAVMIGGIALGQSIPSMAAFAKARVAAAKIFRIIDHKPTIHKNSKSGLELDSVLGQVEIKSVNFSYPARPDVLILNNFSLSVPAGKTIALVGSSGSGKSTVVSLIERFYDPTSGQVLLDGNDIKTMKLEWLREQIGLVSQEPALFATSIKENILLGRPDATLEEIEEAARVSNAHSFIIKLTDGYDTQVGERGLQLSGGQKQRIAIARAMLKNPAILLLDEATSALDSESEKLVQEALDCFMIGRTTLVIAHRLSTIRKADLVAVLQQGSVSEIGTHDELFAKGENGTYAKLIRLQEIAHETALNNARKSSARPSSARNSVSSPIMTRNSSYGRSPYSRRLSDFSNSDFSLSIDGSYPSYRLEKLPFKEHASSFWRLAKMNSPEWTYALVGSIGSVVCGTLSAFFAYVLSAVLSVYYNQDHAYMIREIGKYCYLLIGVSSAALIFNTMQHFFWDVVGENLTKRVREKMLAAVLKNEMAWFDKEENESSRIAARLALDANNVRSAIGDRISVIMQNAALLVVACTAGFVLQWRLALVLMAVFPLVVAATILQKMFMEGFSGDLEAIHAKATQLAGEAVANVRTIAAFNSESKIVALYISNLQAPLRRCFYKGQIAGCGYGIAQFLLYASYALGLWYSSWLVKHGISDFSKTIRVFMVLMVSANGAAETLTLAPDFIKGGQAMQSVFDLIDRKTEIEPDDPDCTVMPSSIRGDVDLKHIDFCYPSRPDILVFRDLSLRARAGKTLALVGPSGCGKSSVIALVQRFYEPSSGRVMIDGKDIRKYNLKSLRHHIAVVPQEPCLFATTIYENIAYGHESATEAEIIEAATLANAHKFISSLPEGYRTFVGERGVQLSGGQKQRIAIARAFIRKAELMLLDEATSALDAESEMSVQEALERACSGKTTIVVAHRLSTIRNANVIAVIDDGKVAEQGSHSHLLKNYPDGCYSRMIQLQKFSHGQPTINIASGSSSSILLKEDGVH